CCATAGGTGTCGGATATCCGACACCGACGATTGCCCAGCTCCAAGAACCTACGGACGGTGCTGCGGACCACGCTTACGTCGGACAACCGATTACTTTACTTGTTTCTTACTTCAGTGCCTTGGACGATTTCCCGTTGTCCGAGGCACTTTTGCGTTCGGAGAGACCCTACCTCACGCCACATGAAAAAGCCCCGCCACCCTTGCGGATGGCGGGGCTTGGGAAACAAGTCAGGTCGCAGATTACTTGCGCTTCGCCTCTTCGCGCTCCTTGGCGGCCTTGATGACCTCGTCGGAGACGTTCTTCGGGCAAGGAGCGTAGTGGCTGAACTCCATGGAGAACTGGCCACGACCGGAGGTCATGGTGCGCAGGTCACCGATGTAGCCGAACATCGCGGAAAGCGGTGCCTCGGCCTTCACGCGGACACCGCCCGGTGTCGGCTCCTGGCCTTGGATCATGCCCCGGCGACGGTTGAGGTCGCCGATCACGTCACCCACCTTCTCCTCCGGCGCGAAGACATCGAGCTTCATCATCGGCTCGAGGATCTGCGGAGCGGCCTTCGGCATGGTCTGGCGATAGGCAGCCTTGGCAGCGATTTCGAATGCGATGTTGCTGGAGTCAACGGCGTGGAAGCCACCTTCGTTGAGGATGACCTTGAAGTCCAAGCACGGGTAGCCGGCCAGAGGTCCCTTGTCGACGGAGGTCTTGAAGCCCTTTTCGACGGCCGGGATGAATTCCTTCGGGATGCTGCCGCCGACGACCTTCGATTCGAAGATGAAGCCGGTGCCGGGTTCGCCGGGCTCGATGGTGTAGTCGATCTTCGCGTACTGACCGGAACCACCGGACTGCTTCTTGTGGGTGTAGCTGTCCGAGACGGGCTTGGTGATGGTTTCGCGGTAGGCGACCTGCGGGGCGCCGACGACGACCTCCACCTTGTGGGTGCGCTTGAGGATGTCGATCTTGATGTCGAGGTGAAGCTCGCCCATGCCCTTGAGGATCATCTCATTGGTCTCCTCGTCGGTCTCGACGCGGAAGGACGGGTCTTCCTGAACCATCTTGCCGATGGCGGTGGCCAGCTTCTCGGCATTCGCCTTGTCTTTCGGAGCGACGGCGATGGAGATGACGGGATCCGGGAACACCATCGGCTCGAGGGTGGCGGGATTCTTCTCGTCGCAGAGGGTGTGACCGGTCTGCACGTTCTTGAGACCCACGATCGCCACGATGTCACCGGCCTGGGCGGTGTCGATTTCGTTGCGGTCGTCGGCGTGCATTTCCACCATGCGGCTGACGCGCTCGGTCTTGCCGGTGAAGGAGTTGAGGATCGTGTCGCCCTTCTTGATGGTG
Above is a window of Luteolibacter flavescens DNA encoding:
- the fusA gene encoding elongation factor G, with the translated sequence MKDLTKYRNIGIFAHVDAGKTTTTERILKLTGKIHKIGEVHDGASTMDFMEQEAERGITIQSAATTCFWKGHQFNVIDTPGHVDFTIEVYRSLKVLDGGIGVFCGSGGVEPQSETNWRYANDSKVSRVIYVNKLDRIGADFYRVIAQVRKVLGAVPLVMVLPIGTESDFVGVVDLLTRKAYIWDDSGQPENFKIEDVPADMVDKVEEFRAQLIETAVEQDDALMEAYLEGNEPSIEDIKKCIRKGAIDMAFFPTYCGSSFKNKGLQLVLDAVVDFLPSPTEVKPLPEVDAEGNETGEFAVSDPTKPLRALAFKIMDDKFGALTFTRIYSGTIKKGDTILNSFTGKTERVSRMVEMHADDRNEIDTAQAGDIVAIVGLKNVQTGHTLCDEKNPATLEPMVFPDPVISIAVAPKDKANAEKLATAIGKMVQEDPSFRVETDEETNEMILKGMGELHLDIKIDILKRTHKVEVVVGAPQVAYRETITKPVSDSYTHKKQSGGSGQYAKIDYTIEPGEPGTGFIFESKVVGGSIPKEFIPAVEKGFKTSVDKGPLAGYPCLDFKVILNEGGFHAVDSSNIAFEIAAKAAYRQTMPKAAPQILEPMMKLDVFAPEEKVGDVIGDLNRRRGMIQGQEPTPGGVRVKAEAPLSAMFGYIGDLRTMTSGRGQFSMEFSHYAPCPKNVSDEVIKAAKEREEAKRK